The Leptospira bourretii genomic sequence TAAAACAAGAAAATACAAAGTATTCTTTTTTTAACTGTTCTTTTTCTACATCCGGTTTCGCAATTTCTAACGTAAAAGTATATGATCCGTCCCGATAATCAGGCGAATAAGTTTCATGAATGATGCCAGATTTTGGATAGGTCTTCTTAATTTTTTCAACGAGGTTTGTGGTGATGAATGTTTTTAAAGTTTTTTCAATCCCATCGGTGATGATATCAGATTGTATTTTTTGGTTTACATTGATGGCTTGAATTTTAAAGAGCCCGTGAATGGGATCAAAAAAACTAACATTCTGTTTGCCATCGCGAATCACAGCGAATCTTGTATCCACAGGAATTTGCGTTGTAAAAAGATTGGAATCGGATGTGTAAGTTCCGCCAAGGACATCCCCATACACTGGATTCAGTCGTTTGATTGGCAATGGTTGGCTATTTTTGTTTTCTAACGCTGCCAAAAATTGATCTTTTGAATGATCTATGAACCTGTAGTCTTTGTTGTAATTTTCAACTTCATTAAAAAAATTGAATGTTGGTAACAGAAGCCATGTGAGAACTCTTCTATATCCAAACTTATAGGTCGTTAGAGTAGGAATTCTTTCGATTGCCTTTCTTTTGAAAACAATGAAATAATGATTCTCATAATTCACGGTAGGAATGATTCCAAGCGAGATTAAAAATAAAACTAGATTATAGTTATCCTTTTCTCTTCTTACATAATATAAGTTATAGTAAGTGTCACAATTCTCTATATCATCAAAAAGATTAGGATGATCACCTGGGTATAAAAAAGTATCTGCATCGATGATTTCAGCATATTTGAGTAATGTTTTTTTATCTTTTGGGTCGATTGTCATTTTCTCAATTTGTTGGAATCTTTCAAATGACTTGTTTGTGCGAAAGGATTCTAACTCTTTCGTATATGGCCAAGACTTAGGAATTCCTTGAATTTGTTTGATATGTCTAGTGTTTGTATTTTTTAATTTTAAATTGGTTCGTATATTTTCAATGAACTGGGTGTCGATGAGTGGAAGATTGGATTGTGTGAGTTCATTGGAAGAACCAGATTCTTGGAATTTTAAAATAGAAAAAAAACAGGATGTTCCCGTCTCTCCCAAAAGGGTTCCCCCTTCTGCGATTGGGATTTCACCAGATTGGTTTGGATTGATCCGTGTATGATACCAACTGACCTGGCAATTCAAAAGGAAGAAGAGGAAAATAAAATAGAATTTCATATCGAGAACCACTAAAGAAGTTAGTGGCTCCCGAGGTTTTGTCAAAACAAAATGCTAACAAACTCTTGGTGTTTCGAGAATCAAATGGTTTCTACTGTTCGACACAAATGATAGCCGCAGTGTTCGTACATCCAGCGGTTCCAGCAGCATAGATTGCATCAGACGATGTACTGTCATATGTTGCCATTGAGAAACTACCAGTCCCCGTCCATTGTGAACAATGATTACCATTACTAGTCCAATTTGCATTCAGTCCTGTTGCTGTCATATTTGTAAAAGGAATTGCATTGCTAATTGAATTTGTCAAAGGAAAGGTAAAGAGTCCATTGGCATTGGTTGTGCCAATCACCGTGGTTCCATTGGATCGCCTATATTCTTTATTTGCCTTTAACACCCAACCAGTATGTTCGGAAGATCCACCAGAACAATTAGCAGTTGTACAAGCAATTCGATTGGTTCCATCAGCAACTAGAGCTTTGTATGTGCCTCCTCCAGAAGGTTTATCAGTGGAGTTATTGCAAAAATTATCTAATCCACTAATTCCTAAATTTGTATTCAATGCTGGAAAAGTATTAGCTGTGACAAATATTTTACAAGGACCAGTTGTGGAGCAAGGTCCGACGGAAGTATTTGTTGTACTTGTCGTAGAAGCAGTAGAACTGCTGTTATTTGACACGAGTGCAAGCGCACTGGCTGCAGCCGTATTGTCGGTGTTATTTTCTTCACAAGAGATGAGTGAAAAGCAAATAAAGCTAATAATGATTAAATTAACTGTAAAAAAGGAATTTGATAAGTCTTTCAGTTTATGCAAAAAAATTCTCCAATATAAGGGTAATACCCAAAGTTGCTCGCTTAGAGTCGACTTTTTTGGAAAGCGAGTCAATTTATTTTAGGGAAATGCTAAGATTATTTTTCTTTTTTGGCAAATGAATAAAAAAGTACGAAATGAACGGTTGTTTCTGAATGATTTTTTTTGATTAGAGAATACTGATACAATTTGATGACAATTTCAACATATCAATGTCATAGGAACCATTTTTAAAAATATAAAAGCCTTCAAGATATGTGTGAATGTTTATACAAATCTCAGTAAGATAAAAAAAATCAATTTGTCATATTACCATAGGAACCACTATACAGTAAGTGGCTCCTGTGGTTTGAGTCAAAATAAATTCTTTATCTTAACTTTAGGTATATCAAGAACCAAGCTGTTTCTATTGTTCTACACAAATGGCCTTCGCATTATAGAAATCTTCTAGGTCAGCGCATGTTGTACCAGCAAACGCAAAAGCACGCATATCTATTTCTTGATGTTTTCCAAAGAGTCCATTTGGTGATGTAGCTGGAGCTCTGGTCGTCCAATTTTCACAATCATTGCTATTGATCCAGTCGGCATTGATTCCTGTAATCACATAATTATTAGCATTTAGTAAATTTGGTTCCATTGAATTGGTCAGTGGAATAGGGAAAAGACCATTTGCATTAGTGGTTCCAATCACTGTGGTTCCATCTTTTCTTTTGTATTGTTGGTTTGGTTTGAGAACCCAATCGATATGTTCAGAAGTCCCACCAGTTGTGCAATTTGCTGAAGTACAAGCTCTTCTGGAGGTTCCATCAGTTACCAAAGCTTTGTAAGTCCCTCCACCTGAGGGTTTGTTTGTAGCATTATTACAGTGCGCATCAATGCCAGAAACACCTGCAGTTACAGGAGCCGTTGAATTTGTAATGAATATTTTACAAGTTCCTGTTGTTGCACAAGAAGGTGTTGCACTACTAGAAGTAGAACTGTTATTTGCCACGATTGCAAGGGCACTGGCAGTCGTTGTGTCGTTGTTAGTATTTCCTGGTTCACAAGAAACGAGTATGAAACAAATAAAGCTAACAATGATTATATTTGATCTGAGTAAGGAATTTGCCAAGTTTTTTAAAATTTTCATAAAATTCTCCGTAATAAGGGTAATACCTAATTTATCTTCACCAAGACCATTACTCTTTGTAATTGAATTCATTAGTATGTTATAATAGTTTATTTTTATCATTTACAAAACAGAACTACGATTCTTTGAACGAATCTTTGTAATACCATTGTTCCTGATTTCTATTGTTCCACACAAATGGCTTTCCCTTTATAGGTATTATTAATCAAATCACTACATGCCATTGTTGCTTCTGAAAACGCTTTGATACCTACCTCAATATGTGCTCCATATTTCCCATTTCCGGTACCTGTCCAATCATTACAATCATCACCAGCTGTCCAGTTGTCATTTAAACCAGTGATGACAAGATCAGAACTTCCATCAATGGCCGTCGGCTGAATTGAATTGGTCAGTGGAACAGGAAAAAGACCATTGGCATTTGTAGTTCCGATGATAGTGGTTCCATCGTTTGTTTTGTATTGTTGGTTTGGTTTGAGAACCCAATCGATATGTTCTGAAGTTCCCCCAGAGCAATTTGCAGTAGAGCATGCCCTTCTTTTGATTCCATCTGAAACCAATGCTTTGTAGGTATAACTTCCTGATGGTTTATTTGTCGAATTGTTGCAGTGTGTATCAAAGCCAGAAATACCTGCATTGATAGGAGCTGTTGGATTTGCGATAAATATTTTACAAGTGCCAGTTGTTGTGCAGGAAGGTGTTGTGGAACTACTAGAAGTAGAACTGTTATTTGCTACGAGTGCAAGTGCACCAGCGGCGGCCGTATTGTCATTGTTATTAGATTCACAAGAAATAAGAGTGAAACAAAGTAAGCTAACGATGATTAGATTTAAATCCAATGTTGGTTTTGATATGTATTTCAAATTTTGCAAGAAAGTTCTCCTCTGTAAAAGTTTTGCCAAAACATTTCTCGCCTAATGTCGGCTCTTTTGTATATTCAGTCAAATTTTTTTAGGGAAATCGGAAAGTTTGACTGTAATAGGATTCATTACGCTAAAAAAGTACCACCAATTTAATTGTTCAATTTATGTACAATAGATCTATAGGTTATGTGGCAAAAGAAGGATAGTCTTGGCAAATCTATGTCAGAAAAAAACTTTTGTTTTAAACAAATGGTTTTTTACGTTTCACCTAACTTTCAATAGTTTAGTCGGTTATCATCAGCTATCGCCTGATAGCCGGTACTTTGTTTCTTTTAAGTTAAAATTGTTTTATTTTGTAGAATTGTTTTCATAAGGTCCAATTTATCTTTTAGATTTCAAACAATTTGAGCAGGGAGAATACTAGACTCGTCATAGCGATTATTGGAAATCTGAGTTCAAAATAGATGAAACCGCGGTTTAGGTTCTATTTTTGATTTAAGAATCGCATTCATTTTCCTGGAAATCAGGTTCAAAGACTAGGATCAGGCTCCAGTTTGGGCAAAATTCTTGAAAATTTTGTTTCCAAAATGGCCATTTTTTCCATAACTACTACTAGTTTATGGAAATATTTGTTACAGCCGTCACGATTTTCGTCCTAGCGATCTTCGTGGGATTTGAAATCATCACAAAAATCCCCCCCATCCTCCACACCCCACTTATGTCGGGTTCTAACGCCATTTCCGGCATTACCTTAATTGGTGCCCTCTATGCAGCCGGAATCCAAGAAAGCAATATCACCAAAATTTTGGGTCTTCTTTCTGTTATTTTCGCTACCGTCAACGTAGTGGGTGGGTTTCTAGTAACTCACAGGATGCTTGGAATGTTTAAGAAAAAGGATACACCAAAATAATGGAATTAGTCAGTATTCTTAACCTTTCTTATCTTGTTGCTTCCATCCTTTTTATTGTTGGAATCAAACAGTTAGCTCACCCAAAAACAGCATCACGAGGAAATTTACTCGGCGCTTTGGGTATGCTCATTGCTGTTGTCGCAACTCTCTTTGACCAAGCCATCTTAACTTATGATTGGATCCTTGTGGGAGTTCTAATTGGATCTGTGATCGGTATTATCTTAGCAATCAAAATCCAAATGACGGCAATGCCACAACTGGTTGCTGTCCTTAATGGATTTGGTGGGATCGCTTCTGTTTTTGTGGCAGGTGCTGCCTTACAACTATCCATTCCAAAGTATGCTACTGCAGTCAATTACCAAGAAATTGTTTCCATTGTCTTCTCTGCTATCGTTGGTGGAATCACCTTTTCTGGAAGTTTTATCGCCTTTGGAAAGTTACAAGGTTTTATTACAGAAAAAGCAGTTCGTTATCCTGGGGATCAACTTGTTAAAATTTTAGTCGGACTAACGGCAGTGGGACTTGGTGTTTATGGATGTTTAGAACCAACAGATGAGTCGATTTATTGGATTCTCAGTGGAGTGAGTTTACTTCTTGGTATCTTCCTCGTGATACCGATTGGTGGAGCGGATATGCCAGTTGTGATTTCCCTACTAAACTCCTATTCGGGAATTGCCGCATCCGCAACGGGATTTGTTTTGAATAATAACGTTCTCATCATTTCAGGATCACTCGTTGGTGCCTCTGGAATTATTCTAACACAAATCATGTGTAAAGCGATGAATCGTAGTTTGACGAATGTTCTCTTCGGAGGATTCGGGGCTGTCGCTACAGAAATGAAAGATGATGGCGATTTTTACTCAGGTAAAGTGAAATCAACAAGTGCTGAAGAAGTGGCAATGTTGTTAGATGTCGCACGAAGTGTAGTGATTGTCCCTGGTTATGGTATGGCTGTAGCGCAAGCACAACATACTGTTCGTGACTTATACCAACTTTTAACTGCACGTGGTATCGATGTCACATTTGCAATCCATCCAGTTGCTGGTCGTATGCCTGGTCATATGAACGTTTTACTTGCGGAAGCAGATATTCCTTATGATCGATTGAAAGAGATGGACGAGATCAATAGTACTTTCGAAAATGTTGATGTTGTGATAGTCAATGGGGCTAATGACGTAACAAACCCTCTTGCAAAAACAGATCCAAAATCACCAATTGCTGGTATGCCGATTTTGGATGTTGGAAATGCTAAGACAGTTGTTGTGATCAAACGTTCCTTAAGTCCTGGATTTGCAGGAGTGCCTAACCCACTCTTCATTGCTGACAACTGTTTGATGTTGTTTGGTGATGGTAAAAAAGCAACACAAGAGATGATCACAGCTTTAAAAGAATCTTAGAGCCGGAAAATATGAAGAAACAAGTCTATATCGTTGATGACCACCCTCTAGTAGTAGATGCACTACAAAACCTAATTGCTAAATCGGAAGATTTAGAGTGCATCGGGAGTGCGGATAACATTGAAAAATCATTTAATGATATAGAAAAACTGCAACCAAGTTTGGTGTTGATTGATATCCAACTCAAACAAAACCAGAATGGTTTGCAGTTACTCAAACGTCTTAGAACAACTTTTCCAAATATTGCCGTCATCATCATCAGTATGTTGACGGACGATACCTTTGTGGATCGTGCTTTTAAACTCGGCGCTATGGGTTATGTTTTCAAAGAAGACACTACCACACAAATCGTAGAAGCAATTCACACTGTGCTGAAGGGAGATTATTTTGTGAGTTCTTCCCAAGCCACTAGACTGCTCGGACATTTATACAGAGCTTCCCAAAAAGACGAAAAGGATCCTATCGACAGATTGTCCAATCGTGAATTGGAAGTTTTTCTCATGATTGGGGAAGGAATGCCGGTCAAAGAAATTGCGGCCAATATGGGTCTTGCTCCTTCTACCATTGAAACTTTACGTTCTCGTATCAAATCCAAACTCAGCATCACTGAAAACGAAAAACTAATTCGTGTGGCTGTGGAATGGAAATACACACAAGCCAAAACGGATATCGTCGTTTCTTAATCAATATCTAAGTTTAAAATAGTGATAGAGTAAATCTTTTCCCTCGCGGGAAGAGAGTAACATTCTATACGCTTCAGCAATTTTTGATTCGTTTTGCGATTGTTTTTGGATGAAATGAAAGAAGTCGTTTGCTCTTTCATCGTAACCTAAATTCAAAAGTAGGTTTAAATAAAAACTTTGGTCATATTCATCGGCAAACGGTGAGTAGGCGATAGGTCGAAGTAGGTTTTCTGCATCTCTCCACTTTCGAATTTCAAAGTAACATCGTGCATATATCTTTTTTTCTCTCCATCCAAGGACTCTTTGGTTTTTTAAATAAGTGAGAGATTTTTTCGGATCTTTTTCAAGTAAGTATACAACGCGGCCCATTAAATGAGAAGCTTGGATGTGTTTGGGATCTTGTTCCAAAATGGTGGAAAGTTCTACTTTGGCTTTTTCTGTTTCATTTAGTTCTAAATAAGTTTTTGCTAAAATGAGTTTTGCTTCATTGTAGTTTGCTTTGTATTCTAAAGATTTGTTTAAGGATACAATGGCATTGTTGTAATCTTTTAGTATAAAGTAGGCAAGACCTAAATTGTAATGATAAAATGGATTGTATGGGGAAATTTGATTGGTTTCTGTCCAAGTATCTTTTGCCTCGGCCCAACTATCTTCCTGAGCATAAATCATACCGAGTAAAAAACTTGCTGCTTCATGGTTTGGTTCTTTTTTGAGAGCTTTGTTTAGGCTTTCTTTTGCCTCTTGCCATTCCATTCTCGAGTATAACAAACTTCCATTTAAATAATCATATTCAGGATAGGACTTATAAACATCAGATTGAATTTTTCTCCACTCAGTATCCGCTAAAAGAAACCTTCCGTAACGAAGTGCATTGATGATATTGCGACTGACTTTTTCCAATTCGATCTTTGCATTGATTTCTATGGTTTCTTTGTCTTCGGTTTGAGCAAAAATAGAATTTGTAAAAAGTAAAAGAAGAAAACTGAAGAATAGAATTTGTATTTTAGCTTTCATAAATTGATTCTAACCATTTCAAAATTTTTAAGTGAGCATCGCGAACTAATTTTATTTTTGAATGCGGAAAAACATTCGGAAACTGATTGTTTTCATTTAATTCAGAAAAAGATCCTAAGTAGGGAATTCCTAATTCTTTTTCAGCAAATTTACCCAAAGTTTCATGTATAGGTGTGATTCCTAACAAACAAACTTTTTTACCATTGGATAGAGATTCCATCATCGTTTGGCCAAAGTAAGTAAGAACCAATTCAGATTTTTGAATTTGTTTTAAAAATTCTATATAAGAAACTCGTTGGATATATTCGACTTCCTTATTTATGGGAGGTGTTCCTCCAATACGAACCACTGAACTTATGTTAGTTTTTTTAAGAGAAATATTCGAATTTAGAAATTGCAATACATACCTATCGATTTGTTCAGATTCTTCATTTCCTAAATTGCCTGCATAGATTAGAATTTGCCCAGCGATGGTGGATTGGTTCCAATCCAATTCAGAAAGAGGGGAGCTAAAATACGATATAGGGTCTCCCTGATTGATTGGGGCCACAGGATTTGGGAGAAAAAAACTAGCATTGAATTCGGTAGGCAAATGATGAAGATTATCGATATAAAACAAATGATGTAAGGGAAATTCATTTTCTCTGATATCTAGAATCTGTGGTAGATGTTTGGATTGGAGATCTGGTTTGTCAGATAGTATTATTTTATATCCATTCATTTCTAAAAACACAGACAAAGATTTGCATCGTTCCCAATGTCCACTTCCGAAGAGAGCAGGTTCTCCGTAGACAATCCGCACTTGTTTGGATTCTCGATTTGCTTTCGGTAAAGAAAAAGTAACTTGTTCCACAGAAGCGTTAACCAAAAAAACTTCCGGATGGTCTTTTGCAAATTGAATCACTTCTTTTGCACCAAAGAATGGGTCTTTCGTTCCTAACCTTTCCCACAAGGAACAAACTAGTTCAAAATCTTTGGATTCATCAACAGTGATTCGAAGAGAACTTGGATTGATTTCTGTGAAATGATTGAGATGTGGGGGCGACAATCGAAATTGTTTATGGATTTCGGGATGTTCTTTGATATGAAGGGAAACATGTTCTGTATGTCGTTCGGGTGCAATGCCTACTGCATCAAACAAAAGAGAATCTGCAGAAAA encodes the following:
- a CDS encoding DUF1554 domain-containing protein, which translates into the protein MHKLKDLSNSFFTVNLIIISFICFSLISCEENNTDNTAAASALALVSNNSSSTASTTSTTNTSVGPCSTTGPCKIFVTANTFPALNTNLGISGLDNFCNNSTDKPSGGGTYKALVADGTNRIACTTANCSGGSSEHTGWVLKANKEYRRSNGTTVIGTTNANGLFTFPLTNSISNAIPFTNMTATGLNANWTSNGNHCSQWTGTGSFSMATYDSTSSDAIYAAGTAGCTNTAAIICVEQ
- a CDS encoding DUF1554 domain-containing protein, whose translation is MKILKNLANSLLRSNIIIVSFICFILVSCEPGNTNNDTTTASALAIVANNSSTSSSATPSCATTGTCKIFITNSTAPVTAGVSGIDAHCNNATNKPSGGGTYKALVTDGTSRRACTSANCTTGGTSEHIDWVLKPNQQYKRKDGTTVIGTTNANGLFPIPLTNSMEPNLLNANNYVITGINADWINSNDCENWTTRAPATSPNGLFGKHQEIDMRAFAFAGTTCADLEDFYNAKAICVEQ
- a CDS encoding DUF1554 domain-containing protein, with amino-acid sequence MKYISKPTLDLNLIIVSLLCFTLISCESNNNDNTAAAGALALVANNSSTSSSSTTPSCTTTGTCKIFIANPTAPINAGISGFDTHCNNSTNKPSGSYTYKALVSDGIKRRACSTANCSGGTSEHIDWVLKPNQQYKTNDGTTIIGTTNANGLFPVPLTNSIQPTAIDGSSDLVITGLNDNWTAGDDCNDWTGTGNGKYGAHIEVGIKAFSEATMACSDLINNTYKGKAICVEQ
- a CDS encoding NAD(P) transhydrogenase subunit alpha, with translation MEIFVTAVTIFVLAIFVGFEIITKIPPILHTPLMSGSNAISGITLIGALYAAGIQESNITKILGLLSVIFATVNVVGGFLVTHRMLGMFKKKDTPK
- a CDS encoding NAD(P)(+) transhydrogenase (Re/Si-specific) subunit beta, coding for MELVSILNLSYLVASILFIVGIKQLAHPKTASRGNLLGALGMLIAVVATLFDQAILTYDWILVGVLIGSVIGIILAIKIQMTAMPQLVAVLNGFGGIASVFVAGAALQLSIPKYATAVNYQEIVSIVFSAIVGGITFSGSFIAFGKLQGFITEKAVRYPGDQLVKILVGLTAVGLGVYGCLEPTDESIYWILSGVSLLLGIFLVIPIGGADMPVVISLLNSYSGIAASATGFVLNNNVLIISGSLVGASGIILTQIMCKAMNRSLTNVLFGGFGAVATEMKDDGDFYSGKVKSTSAEEVAMLLDVARSVVIVPGYGMAVAQAQHTVRDLYQLLTARGIDVTFAIHPVAGRMPGHMNVLLAEADIPYDRLKEMDEINSTFENVDVVIVNGANDVTNPLAKTDPKSPIAGMPILDVGNAKTVVVIKRSLSPGFAGVPNPLFIADNCLMLFGDGKKATQEMITALKES
- a CDS encoding response regulator transcription factor translates to MKKQVYIVDDHPLVVDALQNLIAKSEDLECIGSADNIEKSFNDIEKLQPSLVLIDIQLKQNQNGLQLLKRLRTTFPNIAVIIISMLTDDTFVDRAFKLGAMGYVFKEDTTTQIVEAIHTVLKGDYFVSSSQATRLLGHLYRASQKDEKDPIDRLSNRELEVFLMIGEGMPVKEIAANMGLAPSTIETLRSRIKSKLSITENEKLIRVAVEWKYTQAKTDIVVS
- a CDS encoding tetratricopeptide repeat protein, producing the protein MKAKIQILFFSFLLLLFTNSIFAQTEDKETIEINAKIELEKVSRNIINALRYGRFLLADTEWRKIQSDVYKSYPEYDYLNGSLLYSRMEWQEAKESLNKALKKEPNHEAASFLLGMIYAQEDSWAEAKDTWTETNQISPYNPFYHYNLGLAYFILKDYNNAIVSLNKSLEYKANYNEAKLILAKTYLELNETEKAKVELSTILEQDPKHIQASHLMGRVVYLLEKDPKKSLTYLKNQRVLGWREKKIYARCYFEIRKWRDAENLLRPIAYSPFADEYDQSFYLNLLLNLGYDERANDFFHFIQKQSQNESKIAEAYRMLLSSREGKDLLYHYFKLRY
- a CDS encoding cytidylyltransferase domain-containing protein gives rise to the protein MSGILSTRDCFAFVQARLGSTRLPKKILKSIPEGSNTTVLCHIHNRLSTIFPKEQIVFLVPEGDTELIASLNKKHYQYFVGSESDVRDRFRKACLHFQAKHIFRLTGDNPFIDLESIRYLYEAITYISDPYYSLSMVGLPLGMGVECFSADSLLFDAVGIAPERHTEHVSLHIKEHPEIHKQFRLSPPHLNHFTEINPSSLRITVDESKDFELVCSLWERLGTKDPFFGAKEVIQFAKDHPEVFLVNASVEQVTFSLPKANRESKQVRIVYGEPALFGSGHWERCKSLSVFLEMNGYKIILSDKPDLQSKHLPQILDIRENEFPLHHLFYIDNLHHLPTEFNASFFLPNPVAPINQGDPISYFSSPLSELDWNQSTIAGQILIYAGNLGNEESEQIDRYVLQFLNSNISLKKTNISSVVRIGGTPPINKEVEYIQRVSYIEFLKQIQKSELVLTYFGQTMMESLSNGKKVCLLGITPIHETLGKFAEKELGIPYLGSFSELNENNQFPNVFPHSKIKLVRDAHLKILKWLESIYES